A single genomic interval of Halomonas sp. GT harbors:
- the thiM gene encoding hydroxyethylthiazole kinase has product MPSRPLGDYLRDLRAATPLVHCITNYVAMNSTANLLLATGASPAMLHAQEEVAEFTAMSGALSINIGTLSSPWADAMVIAARIAHENDIPWVLDPVAVGATTFRLRVCETLLAYQPSVIRGNASEIQSLNGLASQGRGVDATASTQEATTAAIALAQRHHCVVAVTGESDFITDGTDHYRLKGGHALMPRVTTLGCGLSALVASFVAANREQPLAASLAALACFSIAGSRAGEQAQGPGSFQVALLDALYQLSPDDLSTLAQWEAVHAV; this is encoded by the coding sequence ATGCCTTCACGCCCACTCGGCGATTATCTCCGCGATCTGCGCGCTGCCACACCGCTGGTACATTGCATTACCAACTATGTGGCGATGAATAGCACCGCTAACTTGCTATTGGCGACAGGTGCTTCCCCCGCCATGCTGCATGCTCAAGAAGAAGTGGCTGAGTTCACGGCTATGTCTGGCGCGCTATCCATCAATATTGGCACCCTTTCCTCTCCCTGGGCTGACGCCATGGTAATTGCCGCGCGCATTGCTCATGAAAACGATATTCCGTGGGTGCTTGACCCTGTAGCTGTTGGTGCTACCACATTTCGCCTGCGTGTTTGCGAGACGCTGCTGGCTTATCAGCCTAGCGTTATTCGTGGCAACGCCTCAGAAATTCAATCACTTAACGGACTCGCCAGCCAAGGGCGTGGAGTCGATGCGACTGCTAGCACCCAAGAAGCTACAACCGCAGCCATTGCGTTAGCACAGCGGCATCACTGCGTGGTGGCGGTCACTGGCGAGAGCGATTTCATCACCGATGGCACGGATCATTATCGGCTTAAAGGTGGGCACGCACTCATGCCACGTGTGACTACCTTGGGCTGCGGATTGAGTGCGCTGGTGGCAAGCTTTGTGGCCGCAAACCGCGAGCAGCCGCTGGCGGCCAGCCTGGCCGCTTTGGCGTGTTTCAGCATCGCTGGAAGCCGCGCAGGCGAGCAGGCTCAAGGCCCTGGCAGTTTCCAAGTGGCGCTATTGGACGCGCTGTATCAGTTATCCCCTGACGACCTTTCGACTCTTGCTCAATGGGAGGCGGTGC
- a CDS encoding DUF2237 family protein, with protein MSRDRNVLGEPLTPCCHDPKAGFYRDGFCRTGPDDAGTHSVCAMVTEEFLTFSRAQGNDLVTPRPEYGFPGLKPGDRWCICASRWQEAAQVGLAPPVVLSGTHEKTLEIVPLITLRQHALDAVY; from the coding sequence ATGTCTCGTGACCGCAACGTGCTGGGTGAACCATTAACCCCTTGCTGCCATGACCCTAAAGCCGGTTTTTACCGCGATGGTTTTTGCCGCACCGGGCCTGACGATGCTGGCACACATTCCGTATGCGCGATGGTAACCGAAGAATTTTTAACGTTTTCAAGAGCCCAAGGCAATGATCTAGTGACTCCACGCCCAGAATATGGGTTTCCGGGCCTAAAACCGGGTGACCGCTGGTGCATCTGTGCCAGCCGTTGGCAAGAGGCTGCCCAGGTCGGGCTAGCCCCACCGGTTGTCCTTTCTGGTACCCATGAAAAAACACTCGAAATTGTTCCACTCATCACGCTGCGGCAGCATGCACTAGACGCTGTTTATTAG
- the gloA gene encoding lactoylglutathione lyase: MSFQGEQHPGVVSVAPQTQGFRLNHTMLRVKDPERALAFYSKVFGMQVLRRLDFEEMQFSLYFLANLEISDNVPEDTQARTAWTFSQKGLLELTHNWGTEDQQDFAYHDGNAEPQGFGHICFSVPDLDAAQAWFDEHEVTFVKRADQGKMKDVIFVKDADGYWIEVIQADRMAAKGD, translated from the coding sequence ATGTCGTTTCAAGGCGAACAACATCCCGGAGTCGTGTCCGTTGCGCCGCAAACCCAAGGGTTTCGCTTAAATCACACGATGTTGCGGGTGAAAGATCCCGAACGTGCGCTAGCGTTCTACTCCAAGGTATTTGGAATGCAGGTACTACGCCGGCTGGATTTTGAAGAGATGCAATTTTCGCTCTATTTTCTAGCCAATCTCGAAATCAGCGATAACGTGCCGGAAGATACTCAAGCACGCACTGCCTGGACCTTCAGTCAGAAAGGCTTGCTGGAGTTGACGCATAATTGGGGCACAGAAGATCAGCAGGATTTTGCCTATCACGATGGTAACGCTGAACCCCAAGGGTTCGGTCATATCTGCTTTAGTGTGCCTGACCTAGACGCTGCTCAAGCATGGTTTGATGAACATGAGGTGACATTCGTCAAGCGCGCGGACCAGGGCAAGATGAAAGACGTTATCTTTGTCAAAGATGCAGATGGCTACTGGATCGAGGTGATTCAGGCAGATCGCATGGCGGCCAAGGGCGACTAA
- a CDS encoding DUF6164 family protein, whose product MAHLLFRLRHVTDEEALEVRQLLDEQGFDVYETQAGFFRLGVDAIWLRNTAQREDAEAALAAYQEKRQAKARREHEEAVASGNAPTLWRRFLAHPVQVVLVMVAVVLIALLTLLPFIGLVN is encoded by the coding sequence ATGGCCCACTTGCTGTTTCGGCTGCGCCATGTGACCGATGAAGAGGCGTTAGAAGTACGCCAATTGCTAGATGAGCAGGGCTTTGATGTCTATGAAACCCAGGCAGGATTTTTTCGCCTGGGTGTCGATGCAATTTGGCTGCGTAATACCGCTCAGCGCGAGGACGCTGAAGCGGCATTGGCGGCATATCAGGAAAAGCGTCAAGCCAAAGCCCGGCGAGAGCACGAAGAAGCGGTTGCCAGTGGCAATGCGCCAACATTATGGCGGCGCTTCCTCGCCCACCCCGTGCAAGTTGTACTGGTAATGGTCGCCGTGGTGCTGATCGCCCTATTAACGCTGCTGCCGTTTATTGGCTTGGTAAACTAA
- a CDS encoding cupin domain-containing protein has product MRLNADFSHFASVTPDQYHWVDSPSAGVERMMLDRIGDEVARATSLVRYAPNSQFNRHTHGGGEEILVLEGVFADEHGRYPAGSYLRNPIGTGHTPQIGEEGALILVKLHQFDENDILQLAVPAHRLPWQPDRRPGITYKMLHTYSSKQYGPERVSLERWEADTLVSYPPLAGGLELFVLEGSLLSDGQEYATGSWCRYPVGAAPQLRAGNEGVQLYLKRGHLAAVNLPN; this is encoded by the coding sequence ATGCGCCTGAATGCCGATTTTAGCCACTTTGCCAGTGTCACGCCGGATCAGTACCATTGGGTGGACTCCCCCAGCGCGGGTGTAGAGCGCATGATGCTAGACCGCATTGGCGACGAAGTCGCCAGAGCCACCAGCTTGGTACGCTACGCGCCCAACAGCCAGTTCAACCGCCATACTCATGGTGGCGGTGAAGAAATTTTAGTACTAGAAGGTGTCTTTGCCGATGAGCATGGCCGCTACCCGGCAGGCAGCTACTTACGCAACCCGATTGGCACTGGCCATACTCCGCAAATAGGGGAAGAAGGTGCGCTTATTCTGGTTAAGCTACACCAGTTTGATGAAAACGATATTTTGCAACTGGCCGTGCCGGCCCATAGGCTTCCCTGGCAGCCTGACCGGCGGCCAGGTATTACTTACAAAATGCTGCATACCTATAGTTCAAAACAGTATGGTCCAGAGCGGGTCAGCCTAGAACGTTGGGAAGCCGATACACTGGTATCTTATCCACCACTTGCCGGTGGTTTAGAGCTGTTTGTACTGGAAGGCTCTCTGCTCAGTGATGGGCAGGAATATGCTACCGGCAGTTGGTGCCGCTACCCAGTAGGTGCGGCACCTCAGTTACGTGCGGGTAATGAAGGCGTGCAGCTTTATCTAAAGCGCGGACATTTAGCTGCTGTCAATCTACCCAACTAA
- a CDS encoding metal ABC transporter solute-binding protein, Zn/Mn family, with translation MSLFSSSRWWVGVSAMLALPAAMANERVQVVTSFSILADMVENVGGEHVEVTSLVGPDGDAHVYSPSPGDARALASADMVVFNGLLFEGWMERLIESSDYTGALVTATNGIQPRAFAEHGHEEEGHDDHGHGHDDHDHGHDDHDHGHDDHDHGDDDPHAWQDLRQAEVYVANIRDGLIKADSANAESYQANAERYLAEIDEADREIRDLLSDIPASASVITGHDSFGYFSNAYGVNFLSPVGLSTEADPSGASMAALVDVIEQENVQALFHENMTNQAIINQLAEETGLPIAGTLYADALASEGDASTYLGMMRHNANVLHSALAQPGHDDHAHEHDHHGHEH, from the coding sequence ATGTCGCTTTTCTCTTCATCGCGCTGGTGGGTGGGTGTTTCAGCCATGCTGGCATTGCCTGCGGCAATGGCTAACGAACGCGTCCAGGTGGTTACTAGCTTTTCTATCTTGGCCGACATGGTCGAAAACGTGGGCGGAGAGCATGTTGAAGTGACGTCGCTTGTCGGCCCTGACGGCGATGCGCATGTTTATTCGCCAAGCCCAGGCGATGCCCGTGCGCTGGCCAGCGCAGATATGGTGGTCTTTAACGGACTGCTGTTTGAGGGTTGGATGGAGCGCTTGATTGAGTCGAGCGACTATACGGGTGCCCTGGTCACCGCAACCAACGGCATTCAACCCCGCGCCTTTGCCGAGCATGGCCATGAAGAAGAGGGGCACGATGACCACGGCCACGGGCATGACGACCATGACCACGGGCACGACGACCATGACCACGGGCACGACGACCATGACCACGGTGATGATGACCCACATGCATGGCAGGACCTACGGCAAGCAGAGGTCTACGTTGCCAATATTCGCGATGGCTTAATCAAAGCAGACAGCGCCAATGCTGAAAGTTATCAAGCGAATGCTGAGCGCTATTTAGCAGAAATAGACGAGGCTGATCGTGAAATTCGTGATTTGTTGAGCGATATTCCCGCTTCTGCCAGCGTGATTACCGGCCATGATTCGTTTGGCTATTTCTCAAACGCTTATGGGGTGAACTTTCTTTCCCCTGTCGGCCTTTCTACCGAGGCTGACCCCAGCGGCGCCAGCATGGCCGCGCTTGTGGATGTCATCGAACAGGAAAACGTGCAGGCCCTGTTCCATGAGAACATGACCAACCAAGCAATCATTAATCAGCTTGCCGAAGAAACCGGCCTACCGATTGCTGGCACGCTGTATGCCGATGCACTGGCCAGTGAAGGCGATGCCAGCACTTACCTAGGCATGATGCGTCATAATGCGAACGTGCTGCACTCAGCATTGGCTCAGCCGGGTCATGACGATCATGCTCATGAACACGATCATCATGGTCATGAGCATTAA
- a CDS encoding metal ABC transporter permease → MLALLDAWFVAPFDYGFMRRAVVGGLALSLAAPPLGVFLVLRGMSLIGDAMAHAILPGVALGFLLAGFSLPVMSAGGVLFGVMVALLAGAVSKMGGQREDAAMASFFIISLAAGVLLISMGGSSVDLTHVLFGSILAINSTALLLIASISTLIVVILAIIFRALVVECLDPLFLRGQSRRSSWVHSVFLGLLVLNLTAGFQTLGTLMAVGLMMLPATAARFWSKRLEGLIGIAVVLAMIASTGGLLISFHLDTPSGPSIILLAGVGYLLSALFGRYHSLAAKLRRKTTPLALEQSS, encoded by the coding sequence ATGCTGGCACTGCTTGATGCATGGTTTGTTGCGCCTTTTGATTATGGTTTTATGCGACGTGCGGTCGTGGGTGGCTTGGCACTTTCGCTGGCTGCCCCGCCGCTGGGCGTGTTTTTGGTGCTACGAGGCATGAGCCTGATTGGCGATGCGATGGCGCACGCTATTTTGCCTGGGGTGGCGCTGGGTTTTTTACTCGCAGGGTTCTCTCTGCCGGTGATGAGCGCCGGGGGCGTTTTGTTCGGCGTAATGGTGGCCTTACTTGCTGGGGCTGTGTCGAAAATGGGCGGCCAGCGGGAAGATGCGGCTATGGCGAGTTTTTTTATTATCTCGCTGGCGGCCGGGGTGTTACTTATTTCCATGGGTGGCAGCAGTGTGGATTTAACCCATGTGCTGTTCGGCTCAATTTTGGCGATTAACTCCACAGCGCTACTGCTTATTGCCTCTATCAGCACGCTGATTGTGGTGATTCTGGCGATTATTTTCCGCGCGTTGGTCGTAGAGTGTTTGGACCCGCTGTTTTTGCGTGGGCAAAGCCGCCGTAGCAGCTGGGTACATAGCGTTTTTTTAGGGCTATTGGTGCTGAATTTAACCGCGGGGTTCCAAACCTTGGGCACGTTAATGGCGGTGGGCTTAATGATGCTGCCTGCCACTGCGGCGCGGTTTTGGAGTAAGCGGCTGGAAGGCTTGATAGGTATTGCCGTGGTATTGGCCATGATCGCCAGTACCGGCGGGCTATTGATTTCGTTTCATCTTGATACCCCGTCAGGGCCGAGCATTATTTTGCTGGCTGGGGTGGGTTATCTACTGTCGGCACTGTTCGGCCGCTATCACAGCTTAGCCGCTAAGCTGCGGCGTAAGACAACGCCGCTGGCGCTTGAACAGTCGTCATAA
- a CDS encoding metal ABC transporter ATP-binding protein codes for MSERSLSRLQLHDLHLAQGGRTVLEHVDGDIKPSAITALIGANGAGKSTLIQAIMGELRPISGNVICTVDKARRAWLPQQLALDLTFPMSVEELVMTGSWPSHGALKGYCAAHYRKGRDIMARLGISHLAHRPLGELSGGQRQRALIGRTLMQEAELLLLDEPFANVDSDTVDILIRILRQMADEGVTIIIVLHDMDHLSRLADEVLMLNGGHGRWVAPSALSHQHASAKVVPFALGGRHAGTA; via the coding sequence ATGAGTGAGCGTTCACTTTCACGCCTGCAGTTGCATGACCTGCACCTTGCCCAAGGCGGACGCACGGTACTTGAGCATGTCGATGGTGACATAAAACCCAGTGCTATTACGGCGCTTATCGGCGCTAACGGGGCGGGCAAAAGCACGTTGATCCAGGCAATTATGGGCGAACTTCGGCCTATTAGTGGCAACGTGATTTGCACCGTTGATAAAGCACGCCGCGCCTGGTTACCGCAACAATTGGCCCTGGACCTTACGTTTCCGATGAGCGTGGAAGAGCTGGTGATGACCGGAAGTTGGCCAAGCCACGGGGCGTTGAAAGGCTACTGTGCCGCGCATTATCGCAAGGGGCGCGACATCATGGCGCGCTTGGGCATTTCTCATTTGGCCCACCGCCCTTTGGGTGAGCTTTCCGGTGGCCAGCGCCAGCGGGCACTGATTGGCCGTACGTTGATGCAGGAAGCGGAGCTTTTGTTACTGGATGAGCCGTTTGCCAACGTGGATAGCGATACGGTGGATATCTTGATTCGTATTTTGCGCCAAATGGCTGATGAAGGCGTGACAATCATTATTGTGCTGCACGACATGGATCATCTAAGCCGCCTAGCCGATGAAGTTTTGATGCTAAATGGTGGCCATGGTCGCTGGGTGGCGCCTAGTGCGCTTAGCCACCAACATGCATCGGCCAAGGTAGTGCCGTTTGCTTTGGGAGGTCGTCATGCTGGCACTGCTTGA
- a CDS encoding sensor domain-containing diguanylate cyclase: MTNHHALFEQSVTPFFVVERSMPRSSNVHGNKAFRRVVGWLSEESETALGRCFPLDHATVMAAIDACDEQQEPQWLNVSWGKSSRGWQLQLSPVVEGDYRAVQGALFQASLPFGESLDELLKQLPGFVYQLRYSSDDTWCYSYVGERVEELFGVSVADALADAQTLLANIHPSDRDAVIESSLESARTQRPWQYEFRMFHRNGNMIWVEANDRPHRQPDGSVIWTGYANDITQRKVLEAALKASEQRFRQLVEQANDIIYTLNAAGDLTYVSPNWPRILGHRVEEVLGRNMSFVLHPEDLDACRHYIANVFHTAEPQGMIEYRVQHANGEWRWHFTNGAPVLDEQGQVTSFLGISHDITPRREMEERVRRLAQQDSLTQLPNRAQFFAHLADALEGCERENRQLALLFIDLDNFKPVNDQMGHAVGDQLLVQVAQRMRHRLRVDDLVGRIGGDEFVAMLSGPIMASEALGVASQLCDSLAEPYLLDGCQVIISASIGVAVYPLHASEEAALVHCADQAMYVAKANGRNQAVLYSATSSAG; this comes from the coding sequence ATGACCAATCATCATGCGCTATTTGAACAGTCGGTGACGCCATTTTTTGTCGTTGAGCGTTCAATGCCTCGTTCGTCTAATGTGCATGGCAATAAGGCTTTTCGGCGTGTCGTTGGTTGGTTGTCGGAAGAGAGTGAGACGGCGCTGGGCCGTTGTTTTCCTCTTGACCATGCGACGGTGATGGCTGCCATTGACGCTTGTGATGAACAGCAAGAGCCGCAGTGGCTAAATGTCAGTTGGGGTAAATCATCGCGGGGATGGCAGTTGCAGCTCTCTCCAGTGGTCGAGGGTGATTACCGTGCGGTACAGGGGGCGTTGTTTCAGGCGTCACTGCCGTTCGGTGAATCGCTGGATGAGCTTCTTAAGCAACTACCTGGGTTTGTTTATCAGCTTCGTTATTCGTCAGATGACACATGGTGCTATAGCTATGTGGGTGAACGCGTAGAGGAGCTGTTTGGGGTGAGCGTGGCGGATGCGCTTGCTGATGCACAAACGTTGCTAGCCAATATCCACCCTAGTGATAGAGATGCAGTGATCGAAAGTTCGCTGGAGAGTGCGCGTACCCAGAGGCCTTGGCAGTACGAATTCAGAATGTTTCATCGTAATGGCAACATGATATGGGTAGAGGCGAATGATAGGCCGCACCGCCAGCCAGATGGCAGCGTGATTTGGACAGGCTACGCAAACGATATTACGCAACGTAAAGTGTTAGAAGCGGCATTAAAAGCCAGTGAGCAGCGCTTTCGCCAATTGGTAGAACAGGCTAACGATATTATCTACACCCTGAATGCGGCTGGGGACCTTACTTATGTATCGCCTAATTGGCCGCGTATTCTGGGGCATCGCGTGGAAGAAGTGCTGGGGCGCAATATGAGTTTTGTGCTTCATCCTGAAGATCTGGACGCTTGCCGTCACTATATTGCCAACGTGTTTCATACGGCTGAGCCGCAGGGAATGATTGAGTATCGGGTGCAGCATGCCAATGGTGAATGGCGTTGGCATTTTACGAATGGTGCGCCGGTGCTGGATGAGCAGGGGCAGGTCACCAGCTTTTTAGGTATTTCGCACGATATTACTCCGCGCCGCGAAATGGAGGAGCGGGTGCGCCGTTTGGCTCAGCAGGATTCCTTAACGCAATTGCCCAACCGGGCGCAGTTTTTTGCGCACTTAGCTGACGCGCTTGAGGGGTGCGAGCGGGAAAACCGCCAATTGGCGCTGCTGTTTATTGATTTGGATAATTTTAAACCTGTAAATGATCAGATGGGGCATGCGGTTGGCGACCAGCTATTAGTGCAGGTTGCTCAACGTATGAGACATCGGTTGCGTGTGGATGACTTGGTTGGGCGAATTGGTGGCGATGAATTTGTGGCGATGCTGAGTGGGCCAATAATGGCTAGCGAAGCGTTAGGTGTCGCTAGCCAACTGTGCGATTCATTAGCAGAGCCGTATTTACTGGATGGTTGTCAGGTCATTATTTCGGCAAGTATTGGTGTTGCCGTTTATCCGCTGCACGCCAGTGAAGAAGCAGCCTTGGTGCACTGTGCCGACCAAGCGATGTACGTTGCAAAAGCCAACGGTCGTAACCAAGCGGTACTTTATTCAGCCACGTCATCGGCAGGTTGA
- a CDS encoding alpha/beta hydrolase: MFGTSTARPVTLLTRHITGLVSWLLLSTHALAGDVSYQQFFSPTLGHDYPYTVYLPDNYDTEASTPYPVVYLLHGSFGNEKDWVTRGKLPQTADRLIAAGHLPPTVFIMPGSRSWWVDGYNEAARSAFFDDLLPHIESTYHVGSERHLRGVAGLSAGGYGALNFALERPELFAAAAALSPASYAPTPPANSSARRHPAFLNEQGQFDRERWEALNYTAHLENYRLHVTPRTTGKRDISPVPLYISAGRSDVYDAEFHARLLRQTMERIQPGDVRLDLYPGGHTWRVWRASLPAALNFMFQHIDQPADDVAE; this comes from the coding sequence GTGTTTGGAACATCAACAGCAAGACCCGTTACCCTGCTAACACGACATATTACGGGCCTAGTGAGTTGGCTTTTATTAAGCACTCACGCCTTAGCAGGCGATGTTTCTTACCAACAGTTTTTCTCGCCCACCTTAGGCCATGACTACCCTTATACCGTGTATTTACCTGATAACTATGACACGGAAGCGTCTACGCCTTACCCAGTGGTTTATTTACTTCATGGATCGTTTGGAAACGAGAAAGACTGGGTGACACGGGGCAAACTCCCCCAAACAGCTGACCGCTTAATCGCAGCTGGCCACCTGCCCCCGACGGTATTTATCATGCCCGGCAGCCGCAGTTGGTGGGTAGATGGTTACAACGAGGCAGCACGCAGCGCGTTCTTTGACGACTTACTGCCGCATATTGAAAGCACCTACCATGTCGGGAGTGAACGCCACTTGCGAGGCGTTGCGGGATTGTCTGCCGGCGGTTACGGCGCGCTTAATTTTGCCCTAGAGCGCCCCGAGCTGTTCGCAGCCGCTGCCGCCCTAAGCCCGGCCAGTTACGCACCAACGCCGCCTGCTAATTCATCAGCACGCCGACACCCAGCATTTTTAAATGAACAAGGTCAATTTGACCGCGAACGCTGGGAAGCGCTTAATTACACGGCCCACCTAGAAAATTACCGATTACACGTCACGCCGCGAACCACGGGAAAGCGCGACATATCGCCCGTGCCGCTTTATATCAGTGCGGGGCGTAGCGATGTTTACGATGCAGAATTTCACGCCCGCTTGTTACGCCAAACGATGGAACGCATTCAACCGGGCGACGTGCGACTTGATCTTTACCCCGGTGGCCACACCTGGCGCGTATGGCGAGCCAGCCTCCCTGCCGCCTTAAACTTTATGTTTCAGCATATCGATCAACCTGCCGATGACGTGGCTGAATAA
- a CDS encoding acyltransferase family protein, producing MQKIEEIYWLRAYGCIAVFLFHWLDHLNQRVDNVVTDLMRLPLVLGTPIFLFISVFVFAVRYDKQVPPGFLLQRVKYVMLPYLVYGFIYSTAEWVRLANSDNPVGFINNAKEYFIYAGWHGYFLIIAMQFYAAYWCYTHFRLWRFNPVPWLWGGCLVSMAYWGLAYWLDVEPPGYLLWIAPLGWIYLFFLALVLVRYYPLAPQADPFEQPKWMQSLSHPFWLLGFVALIVALTFAGWITFSSKEVWVIPFFVLFTLWLMHYLKGRKAPRWIRYINAYSFGIYLAHPMFFALTDVVVGPFTLPLIAYAVLLILVGGIGSIVLNNMVNTTTVGAMLFGKRLNV from the coding sequence ATGCAAAAAATCGAGGAGATTTATTGGCTGCGTGCTTACGGGTGTATCGCGGTATTCCTGTTTCATTGGTTGGATCACTTGAATCAGCGCGTTGATAATGTAGTCACCGACCTAATGCGACTTCCTCTGGTGCTGGGTACACCCATATTTTTGTTTATCTCGGTGTTTGTTTTTGCCGTTCGATACGATAAACAGGTACCTCCTGGTTTTCTTCTTCAGCGCGTTAAATACGTCATGCTGCCTTATTTGGTGTACGGCTTTATTTACTCGACGGCAGAGTGGGTGCGGTTAGCGAATAGCGATAACCCTGTTGGTTTTATAAACAATGCTAAAGAGTATTTTATTTATGCGGGATGGCATGGCTATTTTTTGATTATTGCCATGCAGTTTTACGCGGCTTATTGGTGCTATACCCACTTCCGATTGTGGCGCTTTAATCCTGTGCCGTGGCTCTGGGGTGGGTGCTTAGTTAGCATGGCATACTGGGGGTTGGCGTATTGGTTGGACGTTGAGCCGCCTGGATATCTGTTATGGATTGCGCCGTTGGGGTGGATATATCTGTTTTTTCTGGCGCTGGTGTTAGTTCGCTATTACCCGCTGGCCCCTCAAGCTGATCCGTTTGAGCAACCTAAATGGATGCAAAGCTTGTCGCATCCCTTTTGGCTACTTGGGTTTGTGGCGTTGATTGTTGCGCTCACGTTCGCAGGTTGGATAACTTTCTCTTCAAAAGAGGTGTGGGTAATACCTTTCTTTGTACTGTTTACACTCTGGTTAATGCATTACTTAAAAGGTCGTAAAGCGCCACGCTGGATACGTTATATCAATGCGTATTCGTTCGGTATTTATTTGGCCCATCCTATGTTTTTTGCCTTAACTGATGTCGTCGTTGGACCTTTTACATTGCCGCTCATAGCCTATGCTGTGCTGTTAATTCTTGTCGGCGGTATTGGCTCTATCGTGTTGAATAATATGGTTAACACCACGACGGTGGGGGCAATGCTATTTGGCAAGCGTTTGAACGTCTAA
- the glnA gene encoding glutamate--ammonia ligase: MSAKTLALIEEHDVKWVDLRFTDTRGKEQHVTVPARDVDEEFFENGQMFDGSSIEGWKGINESDMILRPEDGTAFLDPFTEDATLILRCDIIEPATMQGYDRDPRSIAKRAEAYLQSTGLGDTAFFGPEPEFFIFDEVHWKSDIQGSMYKITSDEGAWATSNQVEGGNLGHRPRVKGGYFPVPPVDSFHDIRGAMCNTLEAIGQTVEVHHHEVANAGQNEIGVKFNTLVKKADEVQEMKYVIHNVAHAYGKTATFMPKPLVGDNGSGMHVHQSFWKDGQNQFAGDEYAGLSEMALYYIGGVIKHARALNAFTNASTNSYKRLVPGFEAPVMLAYSARNRSASIRIPYTASPKGKRVETRFPDPTANPYLAFSALLMAGIDGIKNKIHPGDAMDKNLYDLPPEEGKSVPTVANSLDQALEALDADRAFLTEGGVFTDEMIDAYIDLKMEEVERIRMTTHPIEFDMYYSC; encoded by the coding sequence ATGTCAGCCAAGACTCTCGCGCTAATCGAAGAACATGATGTTAAATGGGTAGACCTGCGTTTCACCGACACGCGCGGTAAAGAGCAGCACGTCACCGTACCGGCACGGGACGTGGACGAAGAGTTTTTCGAAAATGGTCAGATGTTCGATGGTTCCTCTATTGAGGGCTGGAAAGGCATCAACGAATCCGACATGATTCTGCGCCCTGAAGATGGTACTGCTTTCCTCGACCCCTTCACCGAAGACGCTACCCTTATCTTGCGTTGTGACATCATTGAGCCTGCTACTATGCAGGGTTATGACCGTGACCCGCGTTCCATTGCCAAGCGCGCAGAAGCTTACCTGCAGTCCACTGGCTTAGGCGACACCGCTTTCTTTGGCCCTGAGCCTGAGTTCTTCATTTTCGACGAAGTCCATTGGAAATCTGACATTCAGGGTTCCATGTACAAAATTACGTCTGACGAAGGCGCTTGGGCGACCAGTAATCAGGTGGAGGGCGGCAACTTGGGTCACCGTCCGCGCGTTAAAGGCGGCTACTTCCCCGTTCCCCCGGTTGATAGCTTCCACGATATTCGTGGTGCAATGTGTAACACCCTGGAAGCGATTGGCCAGACCGTTGAAGTTCACCACCACGAAGTAGCTAACGCGGGTCAGAACGAAATCGGCGTTAAATTCAATACGCTGGTGAAGAAAGCTGACGAAGTTCAGGAAATGAAATACGTGATCCACAACGTGGCCCACGCTTACGGCAAAACCGCTACGTTCATGCCGAAGCCGCTTGTAGGCGACAACGGGTCTGGTATGCACGTACACCAGTCGTTCTGGAAAGATGGTCAAAACCAGTTCGCGGGTGATGAATACGCTGGTCTTTCTGAAATGGCGCTTTACTACATTGGTGGTGTTATCAAGCACGCCCGTGCTCTGAACGCTTTCACCAACGCATCGACTAACTCGTATAAGCGTTTGGTGCCAGGCTTCGAAGCGCCGGTTATGCTGGCTTACAGTGCTCGTAACCGTTCTGCCTCTATCCGTATTCCGTATACCGCTAGCCCGAAAGGCAAGCGTGTAGAAACACGTTTCCCTGATCCGACGGCTAACCCGTACTTAGCATTCTCTGCCTTGTTGATGGCGGGTATCGACGGTATTAAAAACAAGATTCATCCTGGCGATGCTATGGATAAGAACTTGTATGACCTGCCGCCTGAAGAAGGTAAGTCAGTACCGACCGTTGCCAACAGTCTGGATCAAGCGTTGGAAGCACTCGATGCAGACCGCGCGTTCTTGACAGAAGGTGGCGTGTTCACTGATGAAATGATCGATGCATACATCGACCTCAAGATGGAAGAAGTAGAGCGCATTCGCATGACTACTCATCCAATTGAGTTCGATATGTACTACAGCTGTTAA